The following are from one region of the Gryllotalpicola protaetiae genome:
- a CDS encoding glutamate decarboxylase, with protein MTGQDASNRRGLRGDSVDLNPLFARPGEAVELPLFDFPDDEMLPETAYQIVHDEAMLDGNARLNLATFVGTWMEPQADQLYAETVDKNMIDKDEYPQTAAIEERCWRMLAELWHAPDPARAIGTSTIGSSEACMLGGLALKRRWQLARRAAGKPADRPNLVMSSAVQVCWEKFCNYFEVEPRYVPVSDEHPVLDGYRLEDYVDENTIGVVAIMGVTYTGAYEPVAEIAAALDRIEASTGLDIRIHVDGASGAMIAPFLQPDLEWDFRLPRVASINTSAHKYGLVYPGLGWVLWRTIDDLPEELVFRVSYLGGDLPTFALNFSRPGAQVLLQYYTFLRLGRAGYTAVQAATRDVALYLSGEIAKLGPFELLGDGSDIPVFAWRLKADAARKWTLDDLSAMLRGHGWLVPSYPLPVDLETVRVQRIVVRNGLGRNLARDFLHDLRASVAYLDSMDAPPPVPPTTQSFHH; from the coding sequence GTGACTGGCCAGGATGCCTCGAACCGCCGCGGCCTGCGCGGCGACAGCGTCGACCTGAACCCGCTGTTCGCCCGCCCGGGGGAGGCGGTCGAGCTGCCGCTGTTCGACTTCCCCGACGACGAGATGCTGCCGGAGACGGCGTATCAGATCGTGCACGACGAGGCGATGCTCGACGGCAACGCCCGGCTCAACCTCGCGACCTTCGTCGGCACGTGGATGGAACCCCAGGCTGATCAGCTCTACGCCGAGACCGTCGACAAGAACATGATCGACAAGGACGAGTACCCCCAGACCGCGGCGATCGAAGAGCGGTGCTGGCGGATGCTCGCCGAGCTGTGGCACGCGCCAGACCCGGCGCGCGCGATCGGCACCTCGACGATCGGCTCGTCAGAGGCGTGCATGCTCGGCGGCCTCGCCCTCAAGCGCCGCTGGCAGCTCGCCCGGCGCGCGGCGGGGAAGCCGGCCGACCGGCCGAACCTCGTCATGAGCTCGGCTGTGCAGGTCTGCTGGGAGAAGTTCTGCAACTACTTCGAGGTCGAACCGCGCTACGTGCCCGTCAGCGACGAGCACCCTGTGCTCGACGGGTACCGGCTCGAGGACTACGTCGACGAGAACACGATCGGCGTCGTCGCCATCATGGGCGTGACCTACACCGGCGCCTACGAGCCGGTCGCCGAGATCGCTGCGGCGCTCGACCGCATCGAGGCGAGTACGGGCCTCGACATCCGCATCCATGTCGACGGCGCATCGGGCGCGATGATCGCGCCGTTCCTGCAGCCCGACCTCGAGTGGGACTTCCGGCTGCCACGGGTCGCGTCGATCAACACCTCGGCGCACAAGTACGGGCTCGTCTACCCGGGGCTCGGCTGGGTGCTGTGGCGCACGATCGACGATCTGCCGGAGGAGCTCGTGTTCCGCGTCAGCTACCTCGGCGGCGATCTGCCGACCTTCGCGCTCAACTTCTCGCGGCCGGGTGCGCAGGTGCTGCTGCAGTACTACACGTTCCTGCGGCTCGGGCGCGCCGGCTACACAGCGGTGCAGGCCGCGACGCGCGACGTCGCGCTGTACCTCTCAGGCGAGATCGCGAAGCTGGGGCCGTTCGAGCTGCTCGGCGACGGCAGCGACATCCCGGTCTTCGCCTGGCGGCTGAAAGCGGACGCCGCGCGGAAGTGGACCCTCGACGACCTATCGGCGATGCTGCGCGGTCACGGCTGGCTCGTGCCGAGCTACCCGCTGCCCGTCGACCTAGAGACCGTACGGGTGCAGCGCATCGTCGTGCGCAACGGCCTCGGCCGCAACCTGGCGCGTGACTTCCTGCACGACCTGCGCGCGAGCGTCGCCTACCTCGACAGCATGGATGCCCCGCCGCCCGTGCCGCCGACCACCCAGTCGTTTCACCACTGA
- a CDS encoding 5-methyltetrahydropteroyltriglutamate--homocysteine S-methyltransferase: protein MELAQLRALRELRDRGSIAAVAAAFRVTPSAVSQQLAGLQRSVGVPLTQLEGRRTVLTAAGAALADAAVAVESALIDAANSITEFHDDSAAPVSISAFHSAAVSLFPGLLHASIAGRPRLVLRDQDVRQADYPGLVADTDLVIAQRLVGSDEWPAQLAVVPLVTEPLDLVFRAGHRLDTGDDTAPVGVAELRGLQWIVAHDDAPLAAAVHAIGAAAGAEPLIAHRVNDFAVMTAMLQASDCIALMPRHTGASYRVQGVRTRPLAQGAAAIRRIDVLARPDTLHRRGVRAVVEALRTQAAALVPAALPITRHRGSAASAPPFRAEVVGSYLRPAAVRQARAQRDAGAIDDAALRAVEDDAVRDVIARQADAGLRLATDGEFRRGSWQYDFFAGLSGLTVTGADSGIDLGGLRTRNQAMFVDGRLGFPPGHPMLEHFGFLREIAPAGVTPKLTIPSPAVLHFRLDRDGLAGGPYVDHEELFDDLAATYRDAVRAFYDAGCRYLQFDDTTWTYLCSRAEREKAAARGIRIEGLAERYAELINASLAGKPKDLAVTTHVCGGNFRSAWISTGDYEPVAEQLLAGTDYDGYFLEYDSERAGGFEPLRHVPSGPKQIVLGLLTSKDGALENPDVVKARIDEASHYVGLDQLALSTQCGFASTQDGHALTEAQQWAKVREVVSIAGDVWG, encoded by the coding sequence ATCGCGGCCGTCGCCGCCGCCTTCCGCGTCACACCCTCGGCGGTCTCGCAGCAGCTCGCTGGCCTGCAGCGCTCGGTCGGCGTGCCGCTGACCCAGCTCGAGGGGCGTCGCACCGTGCTCACGGCCGCAGGGGCGGCACTCGCCGACGCCGCGGTCGCCGTGGAATCCGCCCTCATCGACGCGGCCAACTCGATCACCGAGTTCCACGACGACTCGGCGGCACCCGTGTCGATCAGCGCCTTCCACTCGGCCGCCGTGTCGCTGTTCCCGGGGCTGCTGCACGCGTCGATCGCCGGCCGCCCCCGGCTCGTGCTGCGCGATCAAGACGTGCGGCAAGCCGACTACCCGGGGCTCGTCGCGGACACCGACCTCGTCATCGCGCAGCGGCTCGTCGGCAGCGACGAGTGGCCGGCCCAGCTCGCCGTGGTGCCGCTCGTCACCGAGCCGCTCGACCTCGTCTTCCGCGCCGGCCACCGGCTCGACACGGGCGACGACACCGCACCGGTCGGCGTGGCCGAGCTGCGCGGCCTGCAATGGATCGTCGCGCACGACGATGCGCCGCTGGCTGCCGCCGTGCACGCGATCGGGGCGGCAGCGGGCGCCGAGCCGCTCATCGCGCACCGCGTCAACGACTTCGCGGTGATGACGGCGATGCTCCAGGCATCCGACTGCATCGCCCTCATGCCGCGGCACACGGGCGCGTCGTACCGCGTGCAAGGCGTGCGCACCCGCCCGCTCGCGCAGGGCGCCGCCGCCATACGCCGCATCGACGTGCTCGCCCGCCCCGACACGCTGCACCGCCGCGGGGTGCGCGCCGTCGTCGAGGCGCTGCGCACCCAAGCCGCCGCGCTCGTGCCCGCCGCCCTGCCGATCACGCGCCACCGCGGGTCCGCGGCGAGCGCTCCCCCGTTCCGCGCCGAGGTCGTCGGCAGTTACCTGCGCCCCGCCGCCGTCCGGCAGGCACGCGCGCAGCGCGACGCCGGGGCGATCGACGACGCGGCCCTGCGCGCCGTCGAAGACGACGCCGTGCGCGACGTGATCGCGAGGCAGGCGGATGCCGGGCTGCGCCTCGCCACCGACGGCGAGTTCCGCCGCGGCTCGTGGCAGTACGACTTCTTCGCGGGCCTCTCGGGCCTCACGGTGACGGGAGCCGACAGCGGGATCGACCTCGGCGGCCTGCGCACGAGGAACCAGGCGATGTTCGTCGACGGCCGGCTCGGGTTCCCGCCCGGGCACCCCATGCTCGAGCACTTCGGGTTCCTGCGCGAGATCGCCCCAGCGGGCGTCACCCCGAAGCTGACGATCCCGTCACCCGCCGTGCTGCACTTCCGGCTCGACCGCGATGGGCTCGCGGGCGGGCCGTACGTCGACCACGAAGAGCTCTTCGACGACCTCGCCGCGACCTACCGCGACGCGGTGCGCGCCTTCTACGACGCGGGCTGCCGCTACCTGCAGTTCGACGACACCACCTGGACGTACCTGTGCTCGCGGGCAGAGCGCGAGAAGGCGGCCGCCCGCGGCATCCGCATCGAGGGCCTCGCCGAGCGATATGCAGAGCTCATCAACGCGTCGCTCGCCGGCAAGCCGAAGGACCTGGCCGTCACGACGCACGTATGCGGCGGCAATTTCCGCTCGGCCTGGATCTCGACGGGCGACTACGAGCCCGTCGCCGAGCAGCTGCTCGCCGGCACCGACTACGACGGCTATTTCCTCGAGTACGACAGCGAGCGCGCCGGCGGCTTCGAACCGCTGCGGCACGTTCCTTCCGGCCCCAAGCAGATCGTGCTCGGGCTGCTCACATCGAAGGACGGCGCGCTCGAGAACCCCGACGTGGTGAAGGCGCGCATCGACGAGGCGTCCCACTATGTCGGCCTCGATCAGCTCGCCCTCAGCACCCAGTGCGGCTTCGCCTCGACGCAGGACGGGCACGCGCTCACCGAGGCGCAGCAGTGGGCGAAGGTGCGCGAGGTCGTCTCGATCGCAGGCGACGTCTGGGGCTGA